A single genomic interval of Malania oleifera isolate guangnan ecotype guangnan chromosome 13, ASM2987363v1, whole genome shotgun sequence harbors:
- the LOC131146624 gene encoding uncharacterized protein LOC131146624 isoform X1, producing MEQKHVLLSALGVGLGVGVGLGLASGEAVSKWAGLNSSPEGLTGEQIEQELMRQVVEGKNSDVTFDDFPYYLSEQTRVLLTSSAYVHLKHTDFSKYTRNLSPASRAILLSGPAELYQQMLAKGLAHFFEAKLLLLDVTDFSLKMQSKYGCARKESSFKRSMSEVTLGRMSSLFGSFSVLSSREETRGTLHRQTSRLDIKPRGMEGVNDLSTLHRNASASVDMSGITSQFPPTISAPLKRTSSWCFDEKLFLQSLYKVLVSTSEKSSIILYLRDVEKLLIQSQRLYNLFHKMLKKLSGPILILGSRLLDPAKNCDEVDEKLSLLFPYNVEVKPPEDETNLVKWKAKLEEDMKLVQFQDNKNHIAEVLAANDLDCDDLGSICQADTLVLSSYIEEIVVSAISFHLMNNKDPEYRNGKLVISSKSLSQGLSIFQEGKSGGKDSIKLETNAESSKDADGEGCAGVKPDSKGDIQAPENKSEAERSAPTVKKDGEAPTPAKTPDVPPDNEFEKRIRPEVIPADEIGVTFADIGALDEIKESLQELVMLPLRRPDLFNGGLLKPCRGILLFGPPGTGKTMLAKAIANEAGASFINVSMSTITSKWFGEDEKNVRALFSLAAKVSPTIIFVDEVDSMLGQRTRLGEHEAMRKIKNEFMTHWDGLLTKPGERILVLAATNRPFDLDEAIIRRFERRVMVGLPSVESREMILRTLLAKEKVEDLDYKELATLTEGYSGSDLKNLCVTAAYRPVRELIQQERLKDKERKQKAEEGRTSEEEQSSESGADKKEESEEERVITLRPLNMEDMRQAKNQVAASFASEGSIMGELKQWNDLYGEGGSRKKQQLTYFL from the exons ATGGAGCAGAAGCACGTTCTGTTGTCTGCGCTGGGCGTGGGGCTTGGGGTTGGTGTGGGGCTTGGACTGGCTTCCGGAGAGGCTGTGAGCAAATGGGCTGGCCTGAATTCTTCGCCGGAGGGCTTGACCGGCGAGCAGATTGAGCAGGAGCTAATGCGCCAAGTGGTTGAGGGGAAGAACAGCGATGTCACATTCGATGATTTCCCTTATTACCTCAG TGAGCAGACACGTGTTCTATTAACAAGTTCTGCATATGTTCATTTAAAGCACACTGATTTTTCCAAGTACACCCGGAACCTTTCTCCTGCTAGCAGGGCTATTTTGCTCTCAGGGCCAGCTG AACTTTACCAGCAAATGCTTGCCAAGGGATTAGCACATTTCTTTGAAGCAAAGTTGTTGTTATTGGACGTGACAGACTTCTCTTTAAAG ATGCAGAGCAAGTATGGATGTGCCAGAAAAGAATCT TCTTTCAAGCGGTCCATGTCAGAGGTGACACTGGGGCGAATGTCCAGTTTGTTTGGTTCCTTCTCAGTTCTTTCTTCAAGGGAGGAAACTAGAG GAACGTTACATAGGCAAACCAGCAGGTTGGATATTAAACCAAG GGGCATGGAAGGTGTTAATGATCTTTCAACACTACATAGAAATGCCTCTGCTTCAGTTGATATGAGTGGCATCACTTCCCAATTTCCTCCTACAATTTCAG cTCCTCTCAAACGCACAAGCAGCTGGTGTTTTGATGAGAAACTTTTTTTACAGTCACTTTACAAG GTTTTGGTTTCAACATCAGAAAAAAGTTCTATAATTTTGTACCTTAGGGATGTGGAGAAGCTGCTTATTCAATCACAAAGATTATACAACTTATTTCACAAAATGTTGAAGAAACTTTCAGGACCGATATTGATACTCGGTTCGCGGCTCTTGGACCCGGCAAAAAATTGTGATGAAGTGGATGAGAAACTCTCATTGTTATTCCCTTACAACGTTGAGGTCAAGCCACCTGAAGATGAGACTAATCTTGTCAAATGGAAAGCCAAACTGGAGGAAGACATGAAATTGGTCCAGTTCCAGGACAACAAAAATCACATTGCTGAAGTACTGGCAGCAAATGATCTGGACTGTGATGATCTGGGTTCTATCTGCCAAGCTGACACGCTGGTTCTCAGTAGTTACATTGAAGAAATTGTTGTCTCAGCAATATCATTTCATTTGATGAATAACAAAGATCCAGAATACCGAAATGGAAAGCTTGTAATATCATCCAAGAG TTTGTCCCAGGGTTTGAGTATATTCCAGGAGGGCAAAAGTGGTGGAAAAGACTCAATAAAACTCGAGACAAATGCTGAATCATCCAAG GATGCTGATGGGGAAGGGTGCGCTGGTGTAAAGCCTGATTCAAAAGGTGACATCCAGGCACCTGAAAATAAAAGTGAGGCAGAAAGATCAGCTCCTACagtaaagaaagatggtgaagctCCAACCCCAGCAAAAACACCG GATGTTCCTCCTGACAATGAATTTGAGAAGCGCATAAGGCCTGAGGTTATCCCAGCAGATGAGATTGGAGTAACTTTTGCAGATATTGGTGCCTTGGATGAAATTAAAGAGTCACTTCAGGAGCTAGTCATGCTTCCTCTCCGAAGACCAGACCTCTTTAATGGTGGGCTTCTAAAACCATGCAGAGGTATATTGCTTTTTGGGCCTCCTGGTACTGGGAAGACAATGCTGGCAAAGGCCATTGCTAATGAGGCTGGAGCAAGCTTCATCAATGTATCAATGTCTACCATCACTTCAAAATGGTTTGGGGAAGATGAGAAGAATGTTCGAGCTCTATTCTCTCTTGCAGCAAAGGTCTCCCCAACTATCATTTTTGTAGACGAGGTTGATAGTATGCTTGGGCAGCGGACTAGATTAGGGGAGCATGAAGCTATGAGAAAGATTAAGAATGAGTTCATGACACATTGGGACGGGCTTTTGACAAAACCTGGTGAAAGAATTCTTGTGCTTGCAGCAACCAACCGGCCTTTTGACCTAGATGAAGCCATTATTAGACGGTTTGAGCGCAG AGTCATGGTCGGTCTGCCATCAGTGGAGAGCAGGGAAATGATCTTGAGAACACTCTTGGCAAAGGAGAAAGTTGAAGATTTGGACTACAAAGAGCTTGCAACTTTGACGGAAGGCTATAGTGGAAGCGATCTTAAG AATCTGTGTGTGACAGCTGCTTATCGGCCCGTAAGGGAGTTAATACAACAAGAGAGACTGAAAGACAAG GAAAGGAAGCAGAAAGCTGAGGAGGGACGGACAAGTGAAGAGGAACAGAGCTCAGAAAGTGGAGCAGATAAGAAAGAAGAAAGTGAAGAGGAAAGAGTGATTACTCTGAGGCCCTTGAACATGGAAGACATGAGGCAGGCTAAGAATCAG GTTGCTGCTAGTTTTGCTTCCGAGGGCTCAATAATGGGTGAGCTGAAGCAGTGGAACGATTTGTATGGAGAAGGAGGTTCAAGGAAGAAGCAACAGTTGACTTACTTCCTCTAG
- the LOC131146624 gene encoding uncharacterized protein LOC131146624 isoform X2, producing the protein MYFNSFKRSMSEVTLGRMSSLFGSFSVLSSREETRGTLHRQTSRLDIKPRGMEGVNDLSTLHRNASASVDMSGITSQFPPTISAPLKRTSSWCFDEKLFLQSLYKVLVSTSEKSSIILYLRDVEKLLIQSQRLYNLFHKMLKKLSGPILILGSRLLDPAKNCDEVDEKLSLLFPYNVEVKPPEDETNLVKWKAKLEEDMKLVQFQDNKNHIAEVLAANDLDCDDLGSICQADTLVLSSYIEEIVVSAISFHLMNNKDPEYRNGKLVISSKSLSQGLSIFQEGKSGGKDSIKLETNAESSKDADGEGCAGVKPDSKGDIQAPENKSEAERSAPTVKKDGEAPTPAKTPDVPPDNEFEKRIRPEVIPADEIGVTFADIGALDEIKESLQELVMLPLRRPDLFNGGLLKPCRGILLFGPPGTGKTMLAKAIANEAGASFINVSMSTITSKWFGEDEKNVRALFSLAAKVSPTIIFVDEVDSMLGQRTRLGEHEAMRKIKNEFMTHWDGLLTKPGERILVLAATNRPFDLDEAIIRRFERRVMVGLPSVESREMILRTLLAKEKVEDLDYKELATLTEGYSGSDLKNLCVTAAYRPVRELIQQERLKDKERKQKAEEGRTSEEEQSSESGADKKEESEEERVITLRPLNMEDMRQAKNQVAASFASEGSIMGELKQWNDLYGEGGSRKKQQLTYFL; encoded by the exons ATGTATTTCAAT TCTTTCAAGCGGTCCATGTCAGAGGTGACACTGGGGCGAATGTCCAGTTTGTTTGGTTCCTTCTCAGTTCTTTCTTCAAGGGAGGAAACTAGAG GAACGTTACATAGGCAAACCAGCAGGTTGGATATTAAACCAAG GGGCATGGAAGGTGTTAATGATCTTTCAACACTACATAGAAATGCCTCTGCTTCAGTTGATATGAGTGGCATCACTTCCCAATTTCCTCCTACAATTTCAG cTCCTCTCAAACGCACAAGCAGCTGGTGTTTTGATGAGAAACTTTTTTTACAGTCACTTTACAAG GTTTTGGTTTCAACATCAGAAAAAAGTTCTATAATTTTGTACCTTAGGGATGTGGAGAAGCTGCTTATTCAATCACAAAGATTATACAACTTATTTCACAAAATGTTGAAGAAACTTTCAGGACCGATATTGATACTCGGTTCGCGGCTCTTGGACCCGGCAAAAAATTGTGATGAAGTGGATGAGAAACTCTCATTGTTATTCCCTTACAACGTTGAGGTCAAGCCACCTGAAGATGAGACTAATCTTGTCAAATGGAAAGCCAAACTGGAGGAAGACATGAAATTGGTCCAGTTCCAGGACAACAAAAATCACATTGCTGAAGTACTGGCAGCAAATGATCTGGACTGTGATGATCTGGGTTCTATCTGCCAAGCTGACACGCTGGTTCTCAGTAGTTACATTGAAGAAATTGTTGTCTCAGCAATATCATTTCATTTGATGAATAACAAAGATCCAGAATACCGAAATGGAAAGCTTGTAATATCATCCAAGAG TTTGTCCCAGGGTTTGAGTATATTCCAGGAGGGCAAAAGTGGTGGAAAAGACTCAATAAAACTCGAGACAAATGCTGAATCATCCAAG GATGCTGATGGGGAAGGGTGCGCTGGTGTAAAGCCTGATTCAAAAGGTGACATCCAGGCACCTGAAAATAAAAGTGAGGCAGAAAGATCAGCTCCTACagtaaagaaagatggtgaagctCCAACCCCAGCAAAAACACCG GATGTTCCTCCTGACAATGAATTTGAGAAGCGCATAAGGCCTGAGGTTATCCCAGCAGATGAGATTGGAGTAACTTTTGCAGATATTGGTGCCTTGGATGAAATTAAAGAGTCACTTCAGGAGCTAGTCATGCTTCCTCTCCGAAGACCAGACCTCTTTAATGGTGGGCTTCTAAAACCATGCAGAGGTATATTGCTTTTTGGGCCTCCTGGTACTGGGAAGACAATGCTGGCAAAGGCCATTGCTAATGAGGCTGGAGCAAGCTTCATCAATGTATCAATGTCTACCATCACTTCAAAATGGTTTGGGGAAGATGAGAAGAATGTTCGAGCTCTATTCTCTCTTGCAGCAAAGGTCTCCCCAACTATCATTTTTGTAGACGAGGTTGATAGTATGCTTGGGCAGCGGACTAGATTAGGGGAGCATGAAGCTATGAGAAAGATTAAGAATGAGTTCATGACACATTGGGACGGGCTTTTGACAAAACCTGGTGAAAGAATTCTTGTGCTTGCAGCAACCAACCGGCCTTTTGACCTAGATGAAGCCATTATTAGACGGTTTGAGCGCAG AGTCATGGTCGGTCTGCCATCAGTGGAGAGCAGGGAAATGATCTTGAGAACACTCTTGGCAAAGGAGAAAGTTGAAGATTTGGACTACAAAGAGCTTGCAACTTTGACGGAAGGCTATAGTGGAAGCGATCTTAAG AATCTGTGTGTGACAGCTGCTTATCGGCCCGTAAGGGAGTTAATACAACAAGAGAGACTGAAAGACAAG GAAAGGAAGCAGAAAGCTGAGGAGGGACGGACAAGTGAAGAGGAACAGAGCTCAGAAAGTGGAGCAGATAAGAAAGAAGAAAGTGAAGAGGAAAGAGTGATTACTCTGAGGCCCTTGAACATGGAAGACATGAGGCAGGCTAAGAATCAG GTTGCTGCTAGTTTTGCTTCCGAGGGCTCAATAATGGGTGAGCTGAAGCAGTGGAACGATTTGTATGGAGAAGGAGGTTCAAGGAAGAAGCAACAGTTGACTTACTTCCTCTAG